In Thioclava sp. GXIMD2076, one DNA window encodes the following:
- a CDS encoding alpha/beta fold hydrolase: MTAEPLVLLPGFMSDARLYWHQLAELSAERAVMVCPLRGDSIEDMARSVLAEAPPRFALAGHWLGALVAMEVLRQAPERVTRIAMINVSPLPETPTMAGLREQRILKAKTGRLDDAMLEEVPASALAEGESRINVQAMMLDMAQTLGPDRFAAQSRALMRRPDQQRLLRNSPVRALLLCGVHDTICPPRRHQFLAELIPHGTYTEIAQAGHLTPLEQPEAVTSALREWLNAPVSFK; encoded by the coding sequence ATGACCGCTGAACCGCTGGTTCTGCTGCCGGGCTTCATGAGTGACGCGCGGCTCTATTGGCATCAGTTGGCCGAGCTTTCGGCCGAGCGCGCCGTGATGGTCTGTCCTTTGCGCGGCGACAGCATCGAGGATATGGCGCGCAGCGTTCTGGCCGAGGCACCGCCGCGTTTTGCGCTGGCGGGGCACTGGCTGGGGGCGCTGGTGGCCATGGAGGTTCTGCGGCAGGCGCCCGAGCGTGTGACGCGGATCGCGATGATCAATGTCTCGCCGCTACCCGAAACCCCCACGATGGCCGGGCTGCGCGAACAGCGCATTCTGAAAGCCAAGACGGGGCGTCTTGATGATGCGATGCTCGAGGAGGTGCCCGCGAGTGCTCTGGCCGAGGGCGAGAGCCGGATCAATGTGCAAGCGATGATGCTGGATATGGCACAGACGCTCGGTCCCGACCGTTTTGCCGCGCAGTCCCGCGCGCTGATGCGCCGTCCTGACCAGCAGCGGCTTCTGCGCAACTCGCCTGTGCGGGCGCTACTTCTTTGCGGCGTGCATGACACGATCTGCCCGCCGCGCAGACACCAGTTCCTGGCCGAGCTGATCCCGCATGGAACCTATACCGAGATCGCGCAGGCAGGGCATCTTACCCCTCTCGAACAGCCCGAAGCGGTGACATCCGCGCTGCGTGAATGGCTCAACGCCCCTGTATCATTCAAATAA
- a CDS encoding MFS transporter produces the protein MPSQFSRSLFNRLVDDPDRDGGLEAAPLKAEPANFLRHIVGLAATKSADGLIDPKLVLSWLLNHLGAGAFYAGLLVPVREAGALLPQIFTAALIHERGRRKWVWALGAAVQGLAAGGIALAGLRLEGAVAGMVIVALLAVLAVARSACSVAYKDVLGKTIGQSRRGTVTGTASTIGSAAVVIFALMLLFISVDRYALVEVAIGLAAIGWILGAVMMALMVEEDDGGTGESGLPNPWTLMREDRQLRLFVIARSLLVGTALAPPYLVLLAAKGSQDFAELGGLVLASSVAAVLSAYIWGRLSDRSSRRVLIYAGLAAAVALALALGLNASGLAQTVWAMPLVLFCLMLAYHGVRQGRSTHLVDMSGPGERADYTAVSNTVVGLFLLIAGAGAAALGSVSVPLVIGVFLVMSVAGAWIATKLTEVQT, from the coding sequence ATGCCCAGCCAGTTCAGCCGGTCCCTGTTCAACCGTCTTGTCGATGATCCTGACCGCGATGGCGGGTTGGAGGCTGCACCATTGAAGGCCGAACCGGCCAATTTCCTGCGCCACATCGTGGGCTTGGCAGCCACGAAATCGGCAGACGGGCTGATTGACCCCAAACTGGTGCTCAGCTGGCTCCTGAACCATCTGGGCGCCGGGGCCTTCTATGCCGGCCTTCTGGTGCCCGTGCGCGAGGCAGGGGCGCTTTTGCCACAGATCTTCACGGCCGCGCTGATCCACGAGCGCGGTCGGCGCAAATGGGTCTGGGCTCTGGGCGCGGCGGTGCAGGGGCTGGCAGCGGGCGGGATCGCGCTGGCGGGGTTACGGCTCGAGGGTGCGGTCGCGGGGATGGTCATCGTGGCGCTGCTGGCAGTGCTGGCGGTGGCGCGCTCGGCCTGTTCGGTGGCCTATAAGGACGTTCTGGGCAAGACCATCGGCCAGAGTCGCCGCGGCACGGTCACGGGCACGGCCTCGACCATTGGCTCGGCGGCAGTGGTCATCTTTGCGCTAATGCTGCTCTTCATCTCCGTGGATCGCTACGCGCTGGTCGAGGTGGCGATTGGTCTGGCGGCCATCGGCTGGATTCTCGGGGCGGTGATGATGGCGCTGATGGTCGAGGAGGATGACGGCGGCACCGGCGAGAGCGGGTTGCCCAACCCATGGACCCTGATGCGCGAGGACCGCCAGCTGCGGCTCTTTGTCATCGCGCGCTCGTTATTGGTGGGAACGGCTCTGGCGCCGCCCTATCTGGTGTTGCTGGCGGCCAAGGGAAGCCAAGATTTTGCCGAGCTTGGCGGGCTTGTGCTGGCATCATCTGTGGCTGCGGTCCTGTCGGCCTATATCTGGGGGCGGCTCTCAGACCGCTCCTCGCGCCGTGTGCTGATCTATGCGGGGCTTGCAGCCGCCGTGGCGCTGGCGCTGGCGCTGGGGCTCAACGCCTCGGGCCTCGCACAGACCGTCTGGGCGATGCCCTTGGTGCTCTTCTGCCTGATGCTGGCCTATCATGGGGTGCGTCAGGGACGCTCGACGCATCTTGTGGATATGTCAGGCCCCGGGGAGCGGGCCGATTACACCGCCGTCTCCAATACAGTAGTAGGGCTCTTCCTGCTGATCGCGGGGGCAGGGGCTGCCGCATTGGGAAGTGTCTCGGTGCCCCTTGTCATCGGGGTCTTTCTTGTGATGTCTGTGGCGGGCGCTTGGATTGCAACGAAACTGACCGAGGTTCAGACATGA
- the ilvN gene encoding acetolactate synthase small subunit, whose translation MAALNIKQGSTSHSAYDLRDFHSDVVQSHTLALIVENEAGVLARVIGLFAGRGYNIDSLTVAETDHKGHRSRITIVTRGTVAVIEQIKAQLGRIVPVHEVIDLTLEGQAVERELALIKVVGSGDKRIEALRLAEIFRANVVDSTLESFVFEMTGAPEKIDAFAELMRPLGLSDVARTGVAALSRGV comes from the coding sequence ATGGCCGCTCTGAACATCAAACAAGGCTCCACGAGCCATTCGGCCTATGACCTGCGGGATTTCCATTCCGATGTGGTGCAAAGCCATACTCTGGCGCTGATCGTGGAAAACGAGGCGGGCGTTCTGGCCCGCGTGATCGGGCTTTTCGCGGGGCGCGGCTATAATATCGACAGCCTCACCGTGGCCGAGACCGATCACAAGGGCCACCGCTCGCGCATCACGATCGTGACCCGCGGCACCGTTGCCGTGATCGAGCAGATCAAGGCACAACTTGGCCGGATCGTGCCGGTCCATGAGGTGATCGACCTGACGCTCGAGGGTCAGGCGGTCGAGCGCGAGCTGGCACTGATCAAGGTGGTAGGCTCTGGCGACAAGCGGATCGAGGCACTGCGGCTTGCAGAGATCTTCCGCGCCAATGTGGTCGATTCCACGCTCGAGAGCTTTGTCTTCGAGATGACCGGCGCGCCGGAAAAGATCGACGCCTTTGCAGAGCTGATGCGCCCCTTGGGCCTGAGTGATGTGGCCCGCACAGGTGTCGCGGCGCTCTCGCGCGGCGTCTGA
- the thrS gene encoding threonine--tRNA ligase, with product MSQITLTFPDGNQKQVDAGITALEVAEGISKSLSKKAISAQVNGQHWDLQWPITQDAQIAINTMSDDAPALELIRHDLAHIMARAVQEIWPDVKVTIGPVRDNGWFYDFDRAEPFTPEDLAVIEKKMRDIINAREPVKTELWSREDAIKYYEDRGEPFKVELVNRIPEGEDLRMYWHGDWQDLCRGPHLVHTGQVPADAFKLTHVAGAYWLGDSTRPMLQRIYGVAFKSKKDLSAWTTMMEEAAKRDHRRLGREMDLYHMQEEAPGQVFWHPNGWTIYTTLQDYMRRKQRADGYVEVNTPQVVNRKLWEASGHWENYQENMFIVEVDEDHAREKTVNALKPMNCPCHVQVFNVGLKSYRDLPLRMAEFGSCNRYEPSGALHGIMRVRGFTQDDAHIFCTEDQIETETAKFISFLAGIYSDLGFDNWTIKLSTRPEKRIGSEESWDRVEAALGNACNHAGYEYEIQEGEGAFYGPKLEFTLTDAIGREWQCGTLQVDPNLPERLDASYIGQDGERHRPVMLHRAVLGSFERFIGMLIENFAGKLPLWLAPRQVVVASIVSDADDYVREVTEALKARGIRAEADTRNEKINYKVREHSLGKVPYIFAIGMKEVEDRTVSVRKLGENRTEIVALDDVLATLASEAMAPDLR from the coding sequence ATGTCCCAGATTACCCTCACCTTCCCCGATGGAAACCAGAAGCAGGTCGATGCCGGCATTACGGCTCTGGAAGTCGCCGAAGGCATTTCCAAATCCCTGTCGAAAAAAGCGATTTCCGCGCAGGTGAATGGCCAGCATTGGGATCTGCAATGGCCGATCACGCAGGATGCGCAGATCGCCATCAACACCATGTCCGATGACGCGCCCGCGCTGGAACTGATCCGCCACGATCTGGCCCACATCATGGCCCGCGCCGTGCAGGAGATCTGGCCAGATGTGAAAGTGACCATCGGTCCGGTCCGCGACAATGGCTGGTTCTACGATTTCGACCGCGCCGAGCCCTTCACTCCCGAAGACCTCGCGGTAATCGAGAAGAAGATGCGCGACATCATCAATGCCCGCGAGCCGGTGAAGACCGAGCTGTGGTCGCGTGAGGATGCGATCAAATATTACGAGGACAGGGGCGAGCCCTTCAAGGTCGAGCTGGTCAACCGCATCCCCGAGGGCGAGGATCTGCGGATGTACTGGCATGGCGACTGGCAGGATCTCTGCCGTGGTCCGCACCTTGTCCATACCGGCCAGGTGCCTGCCGATGCGTTCAAACTGACCCATGTGGCGGGCGCCTACTGGCTGGGCGATTCGACCCGCCCGATGCTGCAGCGCATCTATGGCGTGGCCTTCAAGTCCAAGAAAGACCTGAGCGCCTGGACCACGATGATGGAAGAGGCCGCCAAGCGCGACCACCGCCGTCTGGGCCGCGAGATGGACCTCTACCACATGCAGGAAGAGGCCCCCGGTCAGGTCTTCTGGCACCCCAATGGCTGGACCATCTACACGACGCTTCAGGACTATATGCGCCGCAAGCAGCGCGCTGACGGCTATGTCGAGGTGAATACGCCGCAGGTAGTGAACCGCAAGCTGTGGGAAGCCTCGGGCCACTGGGAAAACTATCAGGAGAACATGTTTATCGTCGAAGTGGACGAGGATCATGCCCGCGAGAAAACCGTTAATGCGCTTAAACCCATGAACTGCCCCTGCCACGTTCAGGTGTTCAATGTGGGGCTGAAATCCTATCGCGACCTGCCCCTGCGCATGGCCGAGTTCGGCTCGTGCAACCGCTATGAACCCTCGGGCGCGCTGCACGGGATCATGCGTGTGCGCGGCTTCACGCAGGATGACGCGCATATCTTCTGCACGGAAGACCAGATCGAGACGGAAACCGCGAAATTCATCAGCTTCCTCGCCGGTATCTATTCGGATCTGGGCTTCGACAACTGGACGATCAAGCTCTCGACCCGTCCCGAGAAGCGCATCGGCTCCGAAGAAAGCTGGGACCGCGTCGAGGCCGCCCTCGGCAATGCGTGCAACCACGCGGGCTATGAATACGAGATCCAGGAAGGCGAAGGTGCCTTCTATGGCCCCAAACTCGAATTCACCCTGACCGATGCGATCGGGCGTGAATGGCAATGCGGCACGCTGCAGGTGGACCCTAACCTCCCCGAGCGTCTGGATGCGAGCTATATCGGTCAGGATGGCGAGCGTCACCGCCCTGTCATGCTGCACCGCGCGGTTCTGGGCTCGTTCGAGCGGTTCATCGGCATGCTGATCGAGAACTTCGCAGGCAAGCTGCCCCTGTGGCTCGCGCCGCGTCAGGTTGTTGTGGCCTCGATCGTCTCGGATGCCGATGACTATGTGCGCGAAGTGACCGAAGCCCTGAAAGCCCGCGGCATCCGTGCGGAGGCCGATACCCGCAACGAGAAGATCAACTACAAGGTGCGCGAGCATAGTCTCGGGAAAGTGCCCTATATCTTCGCGATCGGGATGAAAGAAGTCGAGGACCGCACCGTTTCGGTGCGCAAGCTGGGCGAGAACCGGACCGAGATCGTTGCGCTCGATGACGTTCTCGCAACGCTCGCATCGGAAGCTATGGCCCCTGATCTGCGCTGA
- a CDS encoding alpha/beta hydrolase: MTDFLTTAEGRKIGYNRIEGSEPGIVFLGGLRSDMEGTKALALEQWAKAQGKAFLRFDYSGHGVSSGTFEEGAIGDWFEDAMAAITTLTSGPQVLVGSSMGGWVSLLVARTIPDRVAGLVTIAAAPDFTEDGYWASFNEATREKLEREGHIAIPSEYGAPMIITRRLIEDGRNRLVLRDPLSLPFPTRLLQGTDDEAVPYDWAIRLLNHADCPDLTLTLVRGADHRFSDEDCLKMIERAVADVLARIP, translated from the coding sequence ATGACCGATTTCCTGACCACAGCCGAAGGCCGCAAGATCGGCTATAACCGTATCGAGGGTAGCGAGCCGGGGATCGTGTTTCTGGGTGGCTTGCGCTCGGATATGGAGGGGACCAAGGCGCTGGCGCTCGAGCAATGGGCCAAGGCGCAGGGCAAGGCCTTTTTGCGCTTCGATTATTCCGGTCATGGCGTGTCATCGGGCACATTCGAGGAGGGCGCGATCGGTGATTGGTTCGAGGATGCGATGGCCGCAATCACCACGTTGACCTCCGGCCCGCAGGTGTTGGTCGGCTCGTCGATGGGGGGCTGGGTTTCGCTTCTGGTGGCGCGCACCATCCCCGACCGTGTGGCGGGGCTTGTGACGATCGCGGCTGCTCCCGATTTTACCGAGGACGGATACTGGGCAAGCTTTAACGAGGCCACGCGCGAGAAACTCGAACGCGAGGGCCATATCGCCATACCGTCAGAATACGGGGCGCCGATGATCATCACCCGCCGCCTGATCGAGGATGGCCGCAACCGGCTGGTGCTGCGCGATCCGCTGTCGCTCCCCTTCCCGACGCGGCTGTTGCAGGGCACCGATGACGAGGCCGTGCCCTATGACTGGGCGATCCGGCTGCTGAACCACGCGGATTGCCCCGATCTGACCCTGACACTGGTCAGGGGGGCCGATCACCGTTTCTCGGACGAGGATTGCCTGAAGATGATCGAACGCGCCGTGGCGGATGTGCTGGCGCGTATTCCCTGA